The Edaphobacter sp. 12200R-103 genome contains a region encoding:
- a CDS encoding acyl carrier protein, which translates to MAAVDEKVKQIIVEQLQVDEAEVTPGASFQEDLGADSLDVVELVMQFEEAFDIQIPDEDAEKIKTVKDAIEYIEKNQKAK; encoded by the coding sequence ATGGCAGCAGTTGATGAAAAGGTGAAGCAGATTATTGTCGAGCAGCTTCAGGTCGATGAGGCCGAAGTGACCCCCGGCGCAAGCTTTCAGGAGGATCTTGGCGCCGACTCTCTCGACGTAGTCGAGCTCGTCATGCAGTTCGAAGAGGCCTTCGACATCCAGATTCCCGATGAGGATGCGGAGAAGATCAAGACCGTCAAAGATGCCATTGAATACATCGAGAAGAACCAGAAGGCGAAGTAA
- a CDS encoding alpha-L-fucosidase gives MPISRRRMLAASSLAAASSLLPRNLHAFQTGAPVGAPDAYATPKPDLTGPVQPTWGSLRDTYTVPAWFNQAKFGIFIHWGLYSIPAHGNEWYERHMYKDAEGIRWHAEHYGPQDKFGYKDFIPLFKPVNYHADEWISLFKRAGANYVVPVAEHHDGFPMYDSALTPWCAGKMGPKRDLTGELAAAARRQNFIFGLSSHRMEHAYFAYPAKGLKTDQFDPKYAGFYGPPIDQEFNSGNNSRAFQMDWLARVQELVDKFSPQLLYFDNGVNPRAYDEVKLRAAAYLYNRAHERGYQATLATKDDAFLYATVQDFEGTHHAPKWPFAGAWQCDTPIGNSWGYIEGLKVASGISLIHQMMAVASCGGNLLLNVSPKGDGSIPDDQQQSLRTLGDWLRENGEAIYGSRAWIRPGEGPAVPAVPNGDWKGRSTGILDWPHVKAEEQKPYTEADFRFTTKDGKLYAIGYVAPSAEGTIRSLSASHAKMERVTLIGKQAQPVKFRQTADGLVFTLPEGKRGSQLPYVLRFEGTLPIGLTPA, from the coding sequence ATGCCGATCTCGCGCCGGCGCATGCTCGCCGCCTCCTCTCTTGCTGCTGCCTCTTCTCTGCTGCCCCGCAACCTGCATGCCTTCCAGACGGGCGCACCGGTCGGCGCTCCCGATGCCTACGCCACCCCGAAGCCCGATCTCACCGGACCCGTTCAACCCACGTGGGGGTCGCTGCGCGACACCTACACGGTTCCGGCATGGTTCAACCAGGCCAAGTTCGGAATCTTCATCCATTGGGGCCTCTACAGCATCCCGGCGCACGGCAACGAGTGGTATGAGCGGCACATGTACAAAGACGCCGAGGGCATTCGCTGGCATGCGGAGCACTATGGGCCACAGGACAAGTTCGGCTACAAGGACTTCATCCCGCTCTTCAAGCCGGTGAACTATCACGCCGATGAATGGATCTCTTTGTTCAAACGAGCAGGGGCGAATTATGTTGTCCCGGTCGCGGAGCACCACGACGGCTTTCCCATGTACGACTCTGCCCTGACGCCATGGTGCGCAGGCAAGATGGGTCCAAAGCGCGACCTGACCGGCGAGCTGGCCGCAGCGGCGCGCAGGCAGAACTTCATCTTCGGGCTCTCGTCGCACCGCATGGAGCACGCCTACTTTGCCTATCCGGCAAAAGGGCTGAAGACCGATCAGTTCGATCCAAAGTACGCAGGGTTCTATGGGCCGCCCATCGACCAGGAGTTCAACAGCGGCAACAACTCCAGAGCATTTCAGATGGACTGGCTCGCGCGGGTCCAGGAGCTGGTGGACAAGTTTTCTCCACAGCTTCTCTACTTCGACAACGGCGTGAATCCACGAGCCTATGACGAGGTGAAGCTTCGGGCTGCGGCGTATCTCTACAATCGGGCCCACGAACGCGGCTACCAGGCTACGCTGGCCACCAAGGACGACGCGTTCCTCTACGCCACCGTGCAGGACTTCGAAGGCACGCACCACGCACCCAAGTGGCCCTTCGCAGGCGCGTGGCAGTGCGATACGCCCATCGGAAACTCCTGGGGCTACATCGAGGGGCTGAAGGTCGCCAGCGGTATTTCGCTGATCCACCAAATGATGGCCGTGGCCAGCTGCGGAGGCAACCTGCTGCTGAACGTATCGCCCAAGGGCGACGGCTCCATCCCCGACGATCAGCAGCAATCGCTGCGCACGCTAGGCGACTGGCTGCGGGAGAACGGCGAGGCCATCTACGGTTCGCGCGCATGGATCCGTCCCGGCGAAGGTCCGGCAGTGCCGGCAGTGCCGAATGGCGACTGGAAGGGCCGCTCGACCGGCATCCTCGACTGGCCGCACGTGAAGGCAGAGGAACAGAAGCCTTACACCGAAGCAGACTTCCGATTTACGACCAAAGACGGAAAGCTCTACGCCATCGGGTATGTGGCTCCGTCGGCAGAAGGGACGATACGTTCTCTCTCCGCTTCGCACGCGAAGATGGAGCGCGTCACGCTGATCGGGAAGCAAGCGCAGCCGGTGAAGTTCCGCCAGACCGCGGACGGGCTGGTCTTCACTCTTCCAGAAGGAAAACGCGGCAGCCAGCTTCCGTACGTGCTTCGCTTTGAGGGCACGCTGCCGATTGGACTTACGCCAGCCTGA
- the rmuC gene encoding DNA recombination protein RmuC, whose amino-acid sequence MLTILIALQVLTLVAIVVLLTRRQQAPAVDPRMAQIPDQLTRMDARSEALDRGVRESMAQMRNDIAAEAQRTREASAKDFGNLRGEVTQNIAELSRLLQEGLSGFRSDNKDSDNKLRSAVLEQMDAISQRIGRFTTDTNSQHIELRETLNKKLSDLMQSNTALQEQLRNAVESRLNKLNEDNSKELEKMRQTVDEKLNDTLQTRLTESFGQVTDQLNKVHSGLGEMTKLSDGVNDLSRIFTNVKSRGGFAEVQLGMLLEQMLAPNQFIRNARVKEGSLEVVEFAVRFPGHSGETLLPIDAKFPREDWERLEAAYESGNSDQIAAAGKAFEAAIRTEGDRICSKYIHPPRTTPHAIMFLPTEGLYAEVMRRDALQAEIQSKCHVTIAGPSTLSAILTSFQMGFHMLAIQEKGDEVWKVLEGAKKEFGTFEVLMTKMEGQVGTVQNTIQKLGVRTRAINRTLREVGETDRSLPGAQLIDFDQAAGISTFLAAGAEEE is encoded by the coding sequence ATGTTGACTATCCTGATCGCCCTTCAAGTCCTCACGCTCGTCGCCATCGTTGTACTGCTCACCCGCAGGCAGCAGGCTCCTGCCGTCGATCCGCGCATGGCGCAGATTCCCGATCAGTTGACGCGCATGGACGCCCGCAGCGAGGCGCTCGACCGCGGCGTGCGCGAATCGATGGCGCAGATGCGCAACGATATTGCCGCCGAGGCGCAGCGGACGCGGGAGGCCAGCGCAAAGGACTTCGGTAATCTGCGGGGCGAGGTGACGCAAAATATTGCCGAACTGAGCCGTCTGCTGCAGGAGGGGCTTTCCGGTTTCCGCTCCGATAACAAGGATTCGGACAATAAACTGCGCAGCGCCGTGCTGGAGCAAATGGATGCAATCTCGCAACGTATCGGCCGCTTTACCACCGACACAAATTCGCAGCATATCGAGCTGCGCGAGACCCTGAACAAAAAACTCAGCGACCTGATGCAGAGCAACACGGCCCTGCAGGAGCAGCTGCGAAACGCCGTCGAGAGCCGCCTGAACAAACTGAACGAGGACAACTCCAAAGAACTGGAGAAGATGCGGCAGACCGTTGATGAGAAGCTGAACGACACCCTGCAGACGCGGCTCACGGAGAGCTTTGGCCAGGTGACCGATCAGCTCAACAAGGTCCACAGCGGACTGGGGGAGATGACAAAGCTGTCGGATGGCGTCAACGACCTGAGCCGTATCTTCACCAATGTGAAGTCGCGTGGCGGATTCGCCGAAGTTCAGCTGGGTATGCTACTGGAACAGATGCTGGCGCCCAATCAGTTCATCCGCAACGCGCGCGTCAAGGAAGGCTCGCTTGAGGTGGTCGAATTTGCCGTGCGTTTTCCGGGCCACTCCGGCGAGACGCTGCTGCCGATCGACGCCAAGTTTCCCCGCGAGGACTGGGAGCGCCTGGAGGCCGCCTACGAGAGCGGGAATTCCGACCAGATCGCCGCAGCCGGAAAGGCCTTCGAGGCTGCCATCCGGACCGAGGGCGACCGCATCTGCTCCAAATACATCCATCCGCCGCGCACGACGCCCCACGCCATTATGTTTTTGCCAACCGAAGGTCTATATGCCGAGGTAATGCGTCGCGACGCCCTGCAGGCGGAGATCCAGTCGAAGTGCCACGTGACCATCGCCGGACCCAGCACCCTGTCCGCGATTCTCACGAGCTTCCAGATGGGCTTCCATATGCTCGCCATCCAGGAAAAGGGAGACGAGGTCTGGAAGGTTCTGGAAGGCGCGAAGAAGGAGTTCGGTACCTTCGAAGTCCTTATGACAAAGATGGAAGGCCAGGTCGGAACCGTGCAGAACACGATTCAGAAACTCGGAGTCCGCACCCGCGCGATTAACCGCACGCTTCGTGAGGTGGGTGAGACGGACCGGTCCCTTCCCGGCGCGCAGTTGATCGACTTCGATCAGGCTGCCGGCATCTCCACCTTTCTCGCGGCAGGCGCCGAAGAAGAGTGA